The genomic region CTGACTCATGTTTGCTGTGCCTTGCGGTGCTGGTATCTCAATGGGATGGGAGCGGGTAGGACGTAACCTTGCTGCTTCCCGGTTGCACCAAAACGTAGGGATCGGGTGCGGTGTCGGTAAAGGGTGTATCGTTTTGAAGCCTTAGTTCGGACCGGCGGTCCGTTCATTCGAGCAACCGTTTTTGCTCATGCCTTTGTGACGATAGGCTGGATTCAATGGACAAGTCGGAGTCTGTCAATGCCTTAGAATGATTGTCTATGGGGAGGGAGATCTGGGGATCGGAAGGAAGCGGAGGAAGAAGCGTCTGTCGTCGCTTCTCTACGGTTGTGGTGCGCGACCCTTCGGCAAGCTCAGGGTGGTGAGCCAGTCGAACCACAAGCGAACACGCCACGTTTTTGAACCGTGAATGAACGTGAATTAACGTCAATTAAGATGGATGGAGATGCCTGACTGACCGGTTCAGGGGCACGGTCGAATGGTCGGCGGGTGCCTGCCTAGACGGTTTTAGATAAGTCTTTCGTTGCAATCCATTGCCTGACTTAGTAGAAAGCTACGAACAAGGTGTTTGCCTCGCACCTGTCCTGATGCTTGTCGATGGGGCAAAGCTGTCGTGCTAAACCGTGTTCGTAAGATTTTTAAGTGTGACCGATCATACTGATTTATGAAAGAAATGGAAGGCGACTCCGAAGGGAAGAAGGAATACAGCAAGACTCCCATGAGCGCTAAGATCACATTTGGAATCCTAGCAGCATTGATTCTGATTCCCCTCATCCTAATCGCACTGACCGTGATTTTCGACATAATCCAGATGAGCAATTTTAACTGAGAATAAAGGCAGATGGCGGGAATTTGGATCGGTGTTTTGATAATGTTTTTGGGGCTGACTATGACGGATGGCTTCGGGGAAGTCTCTGTGACTCTTATTCTGCTCGGTGCTACGATTTCAGGATTTTCGTGGCTGCGTTGCCGGGATGGTAAACGAGGGGATTGGTCTCCTTGTATCTTCGATCACCTGTAACCCCTCCGTCTCCGCTTTGCGGAGCCATCTCCCCTTGAAAAGAGGAGGAGCTTCTTGCTCTATAAGACCATATTGAGTCGCTCGCAATCATTCAAGCTCCTCCCCTGCGTGCAGGGGAGGGGGACCGCAAGGCGGTGGAGGGGTTCAAGCACAGGAGAACTCGATGTCCTATTGCGGCCTTCCCGCTAATGGAGCGACAACACAAAAAAAGGTTCTTCGCCATTTACCGGGGAAAGCATCGTCGAATACTGGAATGAAGAGAATCTTAATTTTACAACCGCTTCGCTAGAGGTAGGGAGGCAGGGGAGGAGAACAAAGTCATGCCACCGGATAGCTCCTCTCCCCAACCTCGCCCGACAGGGCTCTCTAGCGGAGCGGTTGTGAAAAATAAAATGGAGTGTATGAGACTTCACGTAAATCCTTTGAATCATCAAGGATCACTGTTTATGCAGCCGTTCCCCGGTAAATAACCATGAACCCAAAAAAAGCCCTCCGTTTCCGGAGGGCTTTTGAATTCAATTCGTGACCGAATCGGCTTACTTGAGCGCTGCCTGGGCAGCGGCCAGACGTGCAACCGGAACGCGCGGCGGCGAGCAGCTGACGTAGTTGAGGCCGACTTGGTGGAAGAAGTTGATGGAAGCCGGATCACCACCGTGCTCACCACAGATACCAAGCTTGATACCCTTGTTGGTCTTGCGACCCTTGGCGGCACCGATCTCGACGAGTTGGCCAACACCGGCAGCGTCGATGGACGCGAACGGATTTTGCGGCATGATGTCGAGCTCCTTGTACTTGCCGAGGAAGGAACCGGCGTCGTCACGGCTCATACCGAGACCGGTTTGGGTCAGGTCGTTGGTGCCGAAGCTGAAGAACTGTGCGGTTTCGGCGATTTCGTCAGCGGTCAGAGCGCCACGCGGCACTTCGATCATGGTACCGACGAGGTATTCGAACTTCACCTTCTTCTTCTCCATGACTTCCGCAGCAACGCGGTGGATCACGGCGACTTGGTTCTTGAGCTCATCAGCAAAGCCGACCAGCGGAACCATGACTTCAGGAACGACCTTGATCGGCTTCTTCAGCTTGTAGCAAGCTGCAGCAGCTTCGAAGATTGCACGGGCCTGCATTTCGGTGATTTCCGGATAGGAGATACCGAGGCGGCAACCGCGGTGACCGAGCATCGGGTTGGCTTCATGCAGGGCGTGGACACGATTCGAGATCACATCCACATCCACGCCGAGGGAATTCGCAAGCTCGCGCTTGGAGGACTCGTCGTGCGGGAGGAACTCGTGAAGTGGCGGGTCGAGCAGACGGACGGTGACGGGCAGGCCGCCCATGGCCTTGAACAGTCCGGTAAAGTCCTTGCGCTGGAAGGGCAGGAGCTTCTTGAGGGCTGTACGGCGTTCCTTTTCGTCGGATGCAAGAATCATCTGACGCATGAAGGTGATACGGTCGCCTTCGAAGAACATGTGCTCGGTACGGCAGAGGCCGATACCTTCAGCACCGAAGGAAACTGCATTGGCAGCTTGCTCCGGGGAGTCGGCATTGGTGCGAACACCCAGCTTGCGATACTTGTCGGCCCAAGTCATGACTTGGTCGAAGAGCTGGAAGGTGTAGCTGTCCTTGGCCTTCATCTTGCCGGAGAGAACCTGGTTCACTTCGGACGGAGCGGTGGTCACGGAACCGGCATAGATGTCACCGGAAGTACCGTTGATGGAGATGTCGTCACCTTCATTCAGGACCGTGTCACCGATGGTCAGTGTGCCGGCACCGTAATCGATTACGACTTCAGAAGCACCGCAGACGCAGACCTTGTTCATTTGACGGGCAACCAGCGCAGCGTGTGAGGACACACCACCGCGGGAGGTGAGGATCCCGTCGGCAGCGATCATACCGCGAAGGTCTTCCGGTGTGGTTTCCACACGGCAAAGTACTGCGTGACCGCCGGAAGCGGCAACTTGCTCGGCCTTTTCTGCGGTGAAGCAGATCTTACCGGCGGCAGCACCAGGGCCAGCGGGGAGGCCTGTGCTCAAAACCTTGGCCTTCTTTTCAGCGGCCGGGTCAAACACGGCAACGAGGAGGCTGGAGATGGAGTCGGCCGGGATCTTGAGAAGTGCAGTCTTCTGGTTGATCAGCTTTTCCTTCACGAGCTCAACCGCGATACGGACCGCAGCCAGACCGGTGCGCTTGCCGTTACGGGTTTGCAGCATGTAGAGCTTGTTGTTCTGCACTGTGAACTCGAAGTCCTGCATGTCCTTGAAGTGCTTTTCGAGCTTCTTGCGGACAGCTTCCAGGTCGGCGTGCGCATTCGGCATTTCTTCCTTCAGCTTCGCGATCGGGTTCGGCGTGCGGATACCTGCGACAACGTCTTCACCTTGTGCGTTGATGAGGTACTCACCGTAGAAGACCTTTTCACCGTTGGCCGGGTCGCGGGTGAAGGCAACACCGGTTGCACAGTCTTCACCCATGTTACCGAAGACCATGGCTTGAACGTTCACCGCAGTACCCCAAGCGGCCGGGATGCCGTACTTTTGGCGGTAGAGGATGGCGCGTTCGTTTTGCCAGGACTTGAAGACCGCACCGACGGAGCCCCAGAGTTGCTCGTAGGCATCCTGCGGGAAGGCGGACTTGGTGCGCTTCTTGATGATCTCCTTGTAGCGCTTGATCAGTTCCTTGAGGTTTTCGGCGGTCAGTTGGTTGTCGAACTTGACACCGACTTCTTCACGAAGCTTTTCAAGAGCAGCTTCAAACGGGCAATGGTCGTTTTCGTTGACGGCCTGCACGCCCATGACGACGTCACCGTACATTTGGATGAAGCGGCGGTAGCAGTCGTAAGCGAACGCTTCGTTGCCGGATTCTTCAGCCAGCGCCTTCACGGTCTTGTCGTTCAAGCCGAGGTTCAGGATGGTGTCCATCATGCCGGGCATGGATTCGCGGGCACCGGAACGGACGGAAAGAAGAAGCGGGTTCTTTTCAGCGCCAAGCTTCTTACCGAGTTGCTTTTCGATCACTGCGACGGACGCCTTGAGTTCCTTCTCAAGGGTGGTCGGATACTTCAGACCGTTGTCATAGAAGTATGTGCAAACTTCGGTTGTAATGGTGAAGCCGGGAGGCACGGGCAGGCCGATGCGGGCCATCTCGGCAAGGTTTGCTCCCTTGCCGCCGAGAAGCTCGCGAAGCTTCGAATTACCATCGGTCTTGTCGCCGAAGTCGTAGATATACTTCACAGCCGTTGCTGCTGTGCGCTTCTTGGCGCCGCGCTTGACTGCTTTCTTCTTGGTTGCTTTTTTTGCTGGCATATTGAGTCCTATGTGAGGATCGGGTGATAAGATTTGAGCTTTGCTGATGCATCGCTCAAAGCGTTGAAAACGGGCTAGCAAATGCATTTCAATCTGCCTGTCAATGGATTAGGCTTAAACAAGCGGTTTTCTAGACGATCGTATAGGAATTTGACCGGATTTTCAGGATTGCACTCGAAGCATTGCTGCCTTCATACCTAGCCGGAAAACCATGACTGACAGCGGACTGGATAAAGAGGAATTTGACGAAGAACTCGATGTGAATGGGAACATGAGTTTTCTTGAGCATCTGGAGGAATTTCGCTGGACGCTGGCCCGAAGCGTGGGTGCGTTTCTGCTTGGAGCGATCCTGGTGGCCTGTTTTCTCGGGCAGGTTTCCGACTTCCTGCAGTACCCCTTGCGCGTGGCTTACGGTTCTGCGGAAGTGGCGGAACAGCAACTGGTCACACGGAACCCGATGGGGGTCTTCTCGGTATTCATCCAGATCGTGTTTCTCGGAGGCTTCACGCTCTCCTTGCCCTTCATGCTCTATTTTCTCGGTCGCTTTATCGCCCCCGGGTTGAATGAGCGGGAGAAGCGGATCCTGATACCGTCCTGTTTTGCGGCTTTCGTACTTTTCATTGCGGGTGTCGCCTTTTCCTTCTTTGCAGTGCTGCCGCTGACCCTGTCGTTTTGTGTGCGCCTGAACAACTATTTCCACTTCACGCTCTGGTGGACGGCGACGGATTATTTCAGCATGGTGGTTTGGTTTTCCATCGCGCTCGGCGGGTTCTTCCAGTTTCCCTTGATCACCGTGATACTGGTTGTGATCGGGGTGGTCACGGTTGAGCAGTTGAAGCGTTTTCGCCGGTTCGTGGCGGTTGCGATCATGGTTTTTGCGGCGCTCCTCACGCCAGGCGGGGATCCCATTTCGCTGTCCATTATGTCCGTTCCGATGTACCTCCTCTACGAACTTGCGATCCTGATCGGGGCACGTTTCGAGCGGGCAAAACGTGACAAGGAGCTTGCGGAGACGGATGATCTCTAAGTCTCGATGGATGGTATGAAGGTGTTGGTTACAGGTGGCGGCGGATTTGTCGGAAGCTATTTAATTGAGCGTTTGTTGGGTCGTGGGTATGCGGTCCGGTCCTTGGGGCGTTCGCCGCAACCGCAACTTGCCGACATGGGGGTCGAGGTGGTCTGCGCGGACCTCTGCGATGCGGATGGGGTTCTCGAAGCCTGTGCCGGCGTGGACGCGGTGTTTCACGTTGCGGCCAAAGCCGGTGTCTGGGGAAGTTGGGAAAGTTACTATCGTCCGAATGTGGTGGGGAGCCGCAACATTGTGGAGGCATGCCTGCGTCAAGGGGTCTCTCGCCTCGTCTATACCAGTACGCCGAGTGTGGTCTTTAATGGTGAGCCGATCCGGGGTGGGGATGAAGGGCTGCCTTACGGCCGGAACTGGCTTTGTCATTATGCCCACAGTAAAGCGATCGCGGAAGAGGCGACCTTGGCCGCGAACTGTGATGCCCTGAAAGTCTGTGCCTTGCGTCCGCACCTGATCTTTGGTCCGGGCGATCCCCATTTGTTGCCCCGGGTGATCGGCAGTGCGGTTTCGGGACGGTTGAAAATTGTCGGCGAGGGCACGAGCTGCGTGGATGTTTCCTATGTCGAGGATGTGGCGGATGCACATCTGGCGGCATTCGATGCCTTGGCTGAAGGGCGTGGGGCCGGCCGGGCTTATTTCATTTCGCAAGGGGAGCCCGTTGAGCTTTGGCCGTGGCTCAACGGGATACTTGAAGCCATGGGGCATCAGCCTTTGACGAAGAAGGTTTCCCTGCCTGTCGCCTATGCGATGGCCTCCGTGGCAGAAGCGATCTGGGCAGTTTTCCGTTTGAAGGGGGAGCCGCCGCTCACTCGTTTTGTGGCGGTGGAGTTGGCGAAGGATCATTACTTCTCGATCGAGGGCGCCAGACGCGATTTGGGATACGAACCCAAGGTAACGATGAAGGAGGCTTTGGAGAAGACGGTCAAAGACCTGAAGGAACGGAATCTCTAAGGTTTTTGCCTAAAGATATTGTTCAAACGGGTTGACCTTCCTGTCGTTTCGGGAAGGATTGTCAGTTCATGCCTAGTGTCATGACCCTATGTTTGGCAGTGATCATCTGCATCCTCCTTGTGATCTGTCTGGTGCTCTACCGGAAGTTGCAAGCGGTCCGGGGCGTTAAGTCCGCGGGGTGGGGTAGTTTTTCTGATGCGCAGACCATCGCCAACGAGGGGAATCCGCTCTTTGCCACACTCTCGCATGAGCTGAGGACTCCCTTGAACGGATTGCTCGGGATCGTTCAAATGTTGCAGGAAGAGCTTGGCGGGGACGACGAGGACCTGGAGGCGATCGAAGGTTGTGCCCATCACATGCTCGCGGTGATCAGTACGCTGGTCAATCTGACGAAGATGAAGGAGGAGTGGAATGAGCTCCCCGAGTACCGGGAGTGGGTCAGCCCCTACGAATTATTCGAGCAATTGAAGAAGCAATTGTCGTTTCGGGCAGGTCTGCGCGGTTTGAAGTTGGAGGTCGTCCATCAAGACAAAACCACACGTTTACGTGGCGACTCGGACCATTTGAAGACCATCGTTGAAGGGCTTCTCCTGGGCTCTTTGGAGTCGGTCTCCTTGTTGGAGATCCCAACGAAGCGTCAGATCTTGCGTTTGGCTTGGGAGACGCGTGAGAAAGAAGTCATCATTTCTCTTCGCAATCCGCTCGAAGTTTATAGTGATGCGCGCGGCATCCGTATCCTCGACGCCTTTAAGATGACAACCGGTCATCATCATGCCCGCATCCCGATGGAATATTTGTACTGGGCGGTTTCGTCGGCCTTGCTGGAGCGATACAATGGAGTGCTTCGCACTAAGGAAATCGAGGCGGGAGGCGCGGTGACCCGGGTATCTTTTGAAATGGCACAGATGCAGGCGTCGCCGTCCGAGCGCCGTCCGGTGGGTGGCTTGAGCCTGGATGTGAACCGCGGACGGTCCACATCGGCACAACTTCTGCCGGTCAAGCTTTCGGTTTTGGTAGCGGAGGACGATCCGATCACGCGGAGCTTGATGTCTGCGGTACTCAAACTCATGGGGCAGGAAGTTTCTTTTGTCACCAATGGTCGTGAAGTGTTGGATATGATCAGTCAGTCGCGTGCCTACGATTTGATCCTGATGGACATCGACATGCCGGTGATGGACGGAATGAGTGCGGCAATTGCCTTGCGGAACGGAGAATCCGGCGAATATGGCACGAAGATCCCGATCGTGGCCGTGACTGCATTTAATACCTTGTCGGACGAAGGTAAGTTCAAGCGTGCAGGCATGGATTATTACCTGCCCAAGCCGGTTAAGTTACGGGATCTGCGTTCCGTCCTCTTGGAAGTGGTGAAGCAACGGAAGCCTGTGGCCGGTTCCGCCGCCCGTTAACTGTCGCGCTGGCGTCGTGCTTCGTAGAGGCAGACGGCCGCCGCCACGGATACGTTGAGCGAGTCAGCCCGACCTGCCATTGGAATCCGTATCCTGCAATCCGCTGCCTCGAGGCAGTGCGTCGTCAGTCCGTCGCTTTCGCTCCCAAGAAAGAGTGCGGTGCCTTTCCGGTAGTCGACATTCCAGTGCAGGTTCTCGGTGTCGGGAGTGGTGGCAACGAGTTGGATTTGCTTTTGGCGGAGCCAGGGCAGGAAGGTCTCGCGGCTTACGCTGACGATGGGCAAGGCAAAGACCAGGCCTTGCGAGGAGCGGATTGCATTCGGGTTGTAGAGGTCGAGGACGCAGTCGACCAAAACCACTGCATCGGCACCTGCGCCGTCCGCACTTCGCAACAGTGCTCCCAGATTGCCCGGTTTTTCAATGCCCTCCAGTACGAGTAGGAGCGGGGCCTCCGGAAGGTTTAGGTCGTCGAGTGAGTTGGCCTGTTGGCTGGCGAGACCGAGGAGGCCATCGGGGCCTTCCCTGTAGCAGGCCTTTTGAAAGGCATCCGTGCTCATCCGTACCAACTGGATCGACTGCTCGCGGCGGCACTCGTCGATGAAGGCGCCATGCGCCTCCGAAGGAAAGAGCTCCGGGCAAAAGTAGATGGTCTGTACTTCGAAGCCGGAACCGATCGCATGGCCGAGTTCGCGCAAGCCTTCGACGATGAAACGTTCCTGCCGGTCGCGGTGCTTGCGCTCGCGAAGCTTGACCAGGTTTTTCACCTGTTCGTTCTGTCGGCTCTGAATATAGGCTTCGTCCATTGGCTGGAGAGTGAGAAGTCGTTGCAAAAGTGTGAATTCTAAACTTTCCCTTCCGTGATTTCTCTCCACTACTACATCATATGAGCCAGTCCGCACCGAAAAATTTTGTTCCCGAGCCATTCGAGTACCATCATGAGCTTGAGTTGACGATAGAGAGCCTGACCAACCTCGGGATGGGGGTGGCGCGTGTTGACGGCTGGGTCGTTATGGTGCCCTTTGTCATCCCCGGAGAAAAAGTCAGGGGCCGGATCTTTCGCAATTACGCCAATTATTCCGAAGCCGATTTAATGGAAGTGCTTGAGGCTTCGCCTGACCGTGTGGAGCCGAAGTGCCCGCTTTTCCAGACTTGTGGCGGCTGCCAGTACCAGCACATGAGCTACGCGCGCCAGCTTCAGGAGAAGACCCGACATGTGACCGAGCTCATGCAGAAGTTGGGGGAAATCGACCATCCGGTGGAACTCTCGCACGGCTCGCCTCAGGTGTACCATTATCGCTCCAAGTTGACGCCGCATTATAACCGTCCGAATAAGGACGGCAGCCAACCGATCGGTTTCCTTCGCCATGGCCGCCGGAGTGAAATTGTCGACGTGCCGCAATGTCC from Coraliomargarita parva harbors:
- the ppdK gene encoding pyruvate, phosphate dikinase, whose protein sequence is MPAKKATKKKAVKRGAKKRTAATAVKYIYDFGDKTDGNSKLRELLGGKGANLAEMARIGLPVPPGFTITTEVCTYFYDNGLKYPTTLEKELKASVAVIEKQLGKKLGAEKNPLLLSVRSGARESMPGMMDTILNLGLNDKTVKALAEESGNEAFAYDCYRRFIQMYGDVVMGVQAVNENDHCPFEAALEKLREEVGVKFDNQLTAENLKELIKRYKEIIKKRTKSAFPQDAYEQLWGSVGAVFKSWQNERAILYRQKYGIPAAWGTAVNVQAMVFGNMGEDCATGVAFTRDPANGEKVFYGEYLINAQGEDVVAGIRTPNPIAKLKEEMPNAHADLEAVRKKLEKHFKDMQDFEFTVQNNKLYMLQTRNGKRTGLAAVRIAVELVKEKLINQKTALLKIPADSISSLLVAVFDPAAEKKAKVLSTGLPAGPGAAAGKICFTAEKAEQVAASGGHAVLCRVETTPEDLRGMIAADGILTSRGGVSSHAALVARQMNKVCVCGASEVVIDYGAGTLTIGDTVLNEGDDISINGTSGDIYAGSVTTAPSEVNQVLSGKMKAKDSYTFQLFDQVMTWADKYRKLGVRTNADSPEQAANAVSFGAEGIGLCRTEHMFFEGDRITFMRQMILASDEKERRTALKKLLPFQRKDFTGLFKAMGGLPVTVRLLDPPLHEFLPHDESSKRELANSLGVDVDVISNRVHALHEANPMLGHRGCRLGISYPEITEMQARAIFEAAAACYKLKKPIKVVPEVMVPLVGFADELKNQVAVIHRVAAEVMEKKKVKFEYLVGTMIEVPRGALTADEIAETAQFFSFGTNDLTQTGLGMSRDDAGSFLGKYKELDIMPQNPFASIDAAGVGQLVEIGAAKGRKTNKGIKLGICGEHGGDPASINFFHQVGLNYVSCSPPRVPVARLAAAQAALK
- the tatC gene encoding twin-arginine translocase subunit TatC; this translates as MTDSGLDKEEFDEELDVNGNMSFLEHLEEFRWTLARSVGAFLLGAILVACFLGQVSDFLQYPLRVAYGSAEVAEQQLVTRNPMGVFSVFIQIVFLGGFTLSLPFMLYFLGRFIAPGLNEREKRILIPSCFAAFVLFIAGVAFSFFAVLPLTLSFCVRLNNYFHFTLWWTATDYFSMVVWFSIALGGFFQFPLITVILVVIGVVTVEQLKRFRRFVAVAIMVFAALLTPGGDPISLSIMSVPMYLLYELAILIGARFERAKRDKELAETDDL
- a CDS encoding NAD-dependent epimerase/dehydratase family protein — encoded protein: MDGMKVLVTGGGGFVGSYLIERLLGRGYAVRSLGRSPQPQLADMGVEVVCADLCDADGVLEACAGVDAVFHVAAKAGVWGSWESYYRPNVVGSRNIVEACLRQGVSRLVYTSTPSVVFNGEPIRGGDEGLPYGRNWLCHYAHSKAIAEEATLAANCDALKVCALRPHLIFGPGDPHLLPRVIGSAVSGRLKIVGEGTSCVDVSYVEDVADAHLAAFDALAEGRGAGRAYFISQGEPVELWPWLNGILEAMGHQPLTKKVSLPVAYAMASVAEAIWAVFRLKGEPPLTRFVAVELAKDHYFSIEGARRDLGYEPKVTMKEALEKTVKDLKERNL
- a CDS encoding response regulator; protein product: MTLCLAVIICILLVICLVLYRKLQAVRGVKSAGWGSFSDAQTIANEGNPLFATLSHELRTPLNGLLGIVQMLQEELGGDDEDLEAIEGCAHHMLAVISTLVNLTKMKEEWNELPEYREWVSPYELFEQLKKQLSFRAGLRGLKLEVVHQDKTTRLRGDSDHLKTIVEGLLLGSLESVSLLEIPTKRQILRLAWETREKEVIISLRNPLEVYSDARGIRILDAFKMTTGHHHARIPMEYLYWAVSSALLERYNGVLRTKEIEAGGAVTRVSFEMAQMQASPSERRPVGGLSLDVNRGRSTSAQLLPVKLSVLVAEDDPITRSLMSAVLKLMGQEVSFVTNGREVLDMISQSRAYDLILMDIDMPVMDGMSAAIALRNGESGEYGTKIPIVAVTAFNTLSDEGKFKRAGMDYYLPKPVKLRDLRSVLLEVVKQRKPVAGSAAR
- a CDS encoding TrmH family RNA methyltransferase, whose protein sequence is MDEAYIQSRQNEQVKNLVKLRERKHRDRQERFIVEGLRELGHAIGSGFEVQTIYFCPELFPSEAHGAFIDECRREQSIQLVRMSTDAFQKACYREGPDGLLGLASQQANSLDDLNLPEAPLLLVLEGIEKPGNLGALLRSADGAGADAVVLVDCVLDLYNPNAIRSSQGLVFALPIVSVSRETFLPWLRQKQIQLVATTPDTENLHWNVDYRKGTALFLGSESDGLTTHCLEAADCRIRIPMAGRADSLNVSVAAAVCLYEARRQRDS